A stretch of Bos taurus isolate L1 Dominette 01449 registration number 42190680 breed Hereford chromosome 5, ARS-UCD2.0, whole genome shotgun sequence DNA encodes these proteins:
- the LOC101906916 gene encoding ATP synthase F(0) complex subunit C2, mitochondrial-like gives MYTCAKFVSTPSLIRRTSTLLSRSLSAVVVRRPETLTDESHSSLAVVPRPLTTSLTPSRSFQTSAISRDIDTAAKFIGAGAATVGVAGSGAGIGTVFGSLIIGYARNPSLKQQLFSYAILGFALSEAMGLFCLMVAFLILFAV, from the coding sequence ATGTACACTTGCGCCAAGTTCGTCTCCACCCCCTCCTTGATCAGGAGAACCTCTACACTATTGAGCCgatcactgtctgcagtggtgGTAAGACGTCCGGAGACACTGACGGATGAGAGCCACAGCAGCTTGGCAGTAGTTCCCCGTCCCCTGACCACCTCACTTACTCCTAGCCGCAGCTTCCAAACCAGTGCCATCTCAAGGGACATTGACACAGCAGCCAAGTTCATTGGAGCTGGGGCTGCCACAGTAGGGGTGGCTGGCTCTGGAGCTGGAATTGGGACCGTGTTTGGGAGTCTCATCATTGGTTATGCCAGGAACCCTTCTCTGAAGCAGCAGCTCTTCTCCTATGCCATTCTGGGCTTTGCCCTCTCGGAGGCCATGGGGCTCTTTTGCCTGATGGTGGCCTTTCTCATCCTCTTTGCCGTGTGA